In Synechocystis sp. PCC 6714, the following are encoded in one genomic region:
- a CDS encoding AarF/ABC1/UbiB kinase family protein, translated as MMLISQPVADRYLSWSGLSRRPWRRQLAVTRVFLSFLFFLFWDRLTAPNSSRRRYHRAQWLVQQLLYLGPTFIKIGQSLSTRADIIPAEYIQAFAQLQDRVPPFDSHQAIAVIEQELHGAIEDLFQQFEITPLASASLGQVHRAVLPTGETVVVKVQRPGLDSLLNLDFELLHQTLRLARRWLPGFHSLAQKYEVEAIYQEFFSLLFLEIDYIHEGKNAERFRQNFADYPRVKVPKIYWQYTTRMVLTLEYLPGIKVDDRQALETAGINLDLVIQTGICAYLKQLLIDGFFQSDPHPGNMAVDSQGDLIFYDFGTMAEVKIIAKDQMIQTFFAVLRKDVNQVLEALIYMGLVEPKGDLSPIKRIINFLLDNFRDKPIDIKAFDQVGEEVYAMFQQQPFRLPPQMTFILKSISTLDGIARALDPRYNLIAASQPFIQSVTVAQPKRSLVMALVRQVQQFVLDQLNKPSRNQQFLQELTAKLERGELQFATRSPEGDRLLRKIHLALKSLIFACLTGFTLLSATVLLSTIYARFAVVGFGLAGLFSLFLIRSLLKLAVQERLDRLVQKR; from the coding sequence ATGATGCTCATTTCGCAACCGGTGGCGGATCGGTACCTGAGTTGGTCAGGCTTGTCCCGTCGGCCCTGGCGCAGACAACTAGCGGTCACTAGGGTTTTTCTATCTTTTCTCTTTTTTTTATTCTGGGATCGGCTCACTGCCCCCAATTCTAGCCGACGTCGTTATCACCGAGCCCAATGGTTGGTGCAGCAGTTACTTTACCTGGGCCCCACTTTTATCAAAATTGGCCAGTCCCTCTCCACCAGAGCCGACATTATTCCCGCTGAGTATATCCAAGCCTTTGCCCAACTCCAAGACCGGGTGCCCCCCTTCGATTCCCACCAGGCGATCGCCGTCATTGAACAGGAATTGCATGGGGCGATCGAAGACCTTTTTCAACAATTTGAAATCACCCCCCTAGCTTCAGCCAGTTTAGGGCAAGTACATCGGGCCGTACTACCCACTGGGGAAACGGTGGTAGTGAAAGTACAAAGGCCTGGGTTGGACAGTTTACTAAACCTCGATTTTGAGCTTTTACATCAAACTTTAAGACTGGCCAGGCGGTGGTTGCCGGGGTTTCATAGCCTAGCTCAAAAATATGAAGTTGAGGCCATTTACCAGGAATTTTTTTCCCTACTCTTTTTAGAAATTGATTATATTCACGAAGGCAAAAACGCGGAAAGATTTCGCCAAAACTTTGCCGATTATCCCCGGGTCAAAGTGCCAAAAATATATTGGCAATATACCACTCGTATGGTTTTAACATTGGAATACTTGCCCGGTATTAAAGTAGACGATCGCCAAGCATTGGAAACCGCTGGCATTAATTTAGATTTAGTCATTCAAACAGGTATTTGTGCCTATTTAAAACAACTATTAATTGACGGCTTTTTCCAGTCCGATCCCCATCCAGGTAATATGGCGGTGGATAGCCAGGGGGACTTGATTTTTTATGATTTTGGCACCATGGCGGAGGTAAAAATCATCGCCAAAGACCAGATGATACAAACCTTTTTTGCTGTGCTAAGAAAAGATGTCAACCAAGTGCTAGAAGCCCTAATTTACATGGGACTGGTGGAGCCAAAGGGGGATTTAAGTCCCATCAAGAGAATTATTAATTTTTTGCTGGATAACTTTCGCGATAAACCCATCGATATTAAAGCCTTCGATCAGGTGGGAGAAGAGGTATATGCCATGTTCCAGCAACAACCTTTCCGCTTGCCACCCCAAATGACTTTTATTTTAAAATCTATTTCCACCCTGGATGGCATCGCCCGGGCCTTGGACCCCCGTTATAATTTAATCGCCGCCAGTCAGCCCTTCATCCAAAGTGTTACCGTTGCCCAACCTAAACGCTCCCTAGTGATGGCCCTGGTGCGGCAAGTTCAACAATTTGTCCTCGACCAATTGAACAAACCCTCCCGTAATCAACAGTTTCTTCAGGAATTAACCGCCAAACTAGAACGGGGCGAGTTACAATTTGCCACCCGTTCCCCGGAAGGCGATCGCCTATTGAGGAAAATTCACTTGGCTCTGAAAAGTCTCATTTTTGCTTGTTTAACCGGGTTCACCCTACTGTCGGCGACGGTATTGCTGTCCACAATTTATGCCCGCTTTGCCGTGGTCGGTTTTGGTTTGGCTGGGCTATTTAGCCTCTTCTTAATCCGTTCTTTGCTCAAGTTAGCGGTGCAAGAAAGGTTAGACCGACTGGTGCAAAAAAGGTAG